A part of Cannabis sativa cultivar Pink pepper isolate KNU-18-1 chromosome 6, ASM2916894v1, whole genome shotgun sequence genomic DNA contains:
- the LOC115694853 gene encoding topless-related protein 4 isoform X2, whose protein sequence is MTSLSRELVFLILQFLDEEKFKETVHKLEQESGFFFNMRYFEDMVTGGEWDEVEKYLSGFTKVDDNRYSMKIFFEIRKQKYLEALDKRDRAKAVEILVKDLKVFSAFNEELFKEITQLLTLENFRDNEQLSKYGDTKSARGIMLAELKKLIEANPLFREKLQFPTLKNSRLRTLINQSLNWQHQLCKNPRPNPDIKTLFTDHSCGQPNGARAPSPVTNPLMGGPVQKAGGFPPLSAHGPFQPTPPALSTSIAGWMANPSPGAHPSVSAGPIGLAVTNNAAILKRPRTPTNNSAMDYQTADSEHVLKRSRPFGIPDEANNLPVNILPVSYPNQSHAQSSYSSDDLPRSVVMTLNLGSGAKSMDFHPVQQILLLVGTNIGDVMIYELSTHERIAVRNFKVWDLTSCSMPLQASLANDYSASVHRVVWSPDGALFGVAYSKHIVHIYSYHGGDDLRNHLEIEAHAGSVNDLAFSYPNKQLCVVTCGEDRVIKVWDAATGAKQYTFEGHESIVYSVCPHHKENIQFIFSTATDGKIKAWLYDNMGSRVDYDAPGHSATTMAYSADGMRLFSCGTNKEGESYLVEWNESEGAVKRNYNGLGKRSVGIVQFDTTKNRFLAAGDEFVVKFWDMDNVNLLTSIDAEGGLPASPSIRFNKEGILLAVSTNDNGVKILANSDGFRLLRTMENRTFDASRVASAAVVKQAAPAIGTFNSSNIVGTSMGDRTPPVGAMVGVNNDNRSMVDVKPRISEESPDKSRIWKGTEINEPSQCRSLRLHDNLTAMRVCRLIYTNSGLALLALSSNAVHKLWKWQRNDRNTGKASTSVQPQLWQPSSGILMTNDIGDTNPEEAVPCFALSKNDSYVMSASGGKISLFNMMTFKTMTTFMPPPPAATFLAFHPQDNNIIAIGMEDSTIQIYNVRIDEVKTKLKGHQKRITGLAFSHTLNVLVSSGADSQLCVWGTDGWDKQTSKFLHKGRIQVAPADTRVQFHQDQIHLLAVHESQIALYEAPKLESLLQFFPREASGPITHATYSCDSLSVYVSFEDGSLDVLTASTLRLRCRINATAYLPANPSIRVYPLVIAAHPSEPNQFALGLTDGSVHVLEPLESEGKWGTNQPAENGAGPSAAAIGAAAGSDQPQR, encoded by the exons ATGACTTCGCTAAGCAGAGAGCTTGTATTTCTTATACTTCAATTTCTTGACGAAGAGAAATTTAAGGAGACCGTACATAA GTTGGAGCAAGAGTCAGGGTTTTTCTTCAACATGAGGTATTTTGAAGACATGGTAACAGGTGGCGAGTGGGATGAGGTCGAGAAGTATCTGTCTGGTTTTACAAAGGTTGACGATAATAGATACTCTATGAAGATCTTTTTCGAGATTAGGAAGCAGAAGTATCTGGAAGCTTTAGACAA GCGGGATCGAGCTAAGGCTGTTGAAATATTAGTCAAGGATTTGAAAGTGTTTTCAGCATTCAACGAAGAGCTTTTTAAGGAAATCACGCAGCTGTTAACTCTGGAAAATTTTAG GGATAATGAACAGCTATCTAAATATGGTGATACTAAGTCTGCTAGGGGTATAATGCTTGCTGAGCTCAAAAAGTTGATTGAAGCTAACCCACTATTTCGGGAGAAGCTTCAATTTCCCACCTTGAAGAACTCGAGATTACGTACACTGATTAATCAAAG TTTAAACTGGCAGCATCAGCTTTGTAAAAATCCCAGGCCTAACCCAGACATAAAGACCTTATTTACAGACCACAGCTGTGGACAGCCAAATGGTGCCAGGGCTCCATCCCCCGTCACTAATCCCTTAATGGGGGGTCCTGTTCAAAAGGCTGGAGGTTTTCCACCACTCAGTGCTCATGGT CCATTTCAGCCCACTCCACCTGCTCTCTCAACTTCAATTGCAGGGTGGATGGCAAATCCATCCCCTGGCGCCCATCCCTCTGTGTCTGCTGGGCCTATTGGATTGGCTGTGACTAACAATGCAG CAATCTTGAAGCGCCCTAGAACTCCTACCAATAACTCTGCAATGGATTATCAAACTGCCGATTCTGAACATGTGCTAAAGAGATCTAGACCATTTGGAATACCAGATGAA GCCAATAATCTACCAGTAAATATATTGCCTGTTTCATACCCCAACCAGAGCCACGCCCAGAGTTCCTACTCTTCTGATGACTTACCAAGGTCTGTTGTTATGACTCTAAATCTGGGTTCGGGTGCGAAGAGCATGGATTTCCACCCAGTGCAGCAAATTCTACTTCTTG TTGGAACAAACATTGGTGATGTCATGATCTATGAACTTTCAACCCATGAACGGATTGCTGTGAGAAATTTCAAGGTCTGGGACCTTACATCTTGCTCAATGCCTCTGCAG GCTTCTCTGGCTAATGATTACTCGGCATCAGTCCACCGTGTAGTGTGGAGTCCTGATGGAGCCCTATTTG GTGTTGCATACTCCAAGCACATTGTGCACATATACTCGTATCATGGTGGTGATGACTTACGAAATCACCTGGAG ATTGAGGCTCATGCTGGCAGTGTAAATGATCTTGCATTTTCATATCCAAACAAGCAGCTGTGTGTAGTTACTTGCGGAGAGGATAGGGTCATTAAG GTCTGGGATGCTGCTACTGGGGCTAAGCAGTATACTTTTGAGGGTCACGAATCAATTGTATATTCTGTGTGTCCACATCACAAGGAAAATATTCAG TTCATCTTCTCAACAGCAACTGATGGGAAAATAAAGGCATGGTTATATGATAACATGGGTTCAAGAGTTGATTATGATGCGCCAGGACATTCAGCTACCACTATGGCATACAGTGCTGATGGAATGAG GTTGTTTTCATGTGGAACAAATAAAGAAGGAGAGTCATACTTGGTTGAATGGAATGAAAGCGAAGGAGCTGTCAAGCGTAATTATAATGGTCTTGGAAAGCGATCCGTGGGGATTGTGCAATTTGATACTACGAAAAATAGGTTCTTGGCTGCTGGAGATGAGTTTGTGGTGAAATTCTGGGACATGGATAATGTGAATCTGTTGACAAGTATTGATGCTGAAGGTGGATTACCG GCTTCTCCGTCTATTAGATTTAACAAGGAAGGAATACTTTTGGCAGTCTCAACAAATGACAATGGTGTTAAAATTCTGgcgaattcggatggatttagACTGCTACGAACCATGGAAAATCGTACGTTTGATGCATCTAGAGTTGCTTCAGCAGCTGTAGTGAAG CAAGCGGCTCCTGCAATTGGCACATTCAATTCTTCCAATATTGTTGGGACAAGCATGGGAGATCGAACCCCTCCAGTTGGGGCAATGGTTGGAGTG AACAATGATAATCGAAGCATGGTTGATGTGAAGCCTAGAATTTCTGAGGAGTCACCAGATAAATCTAGGATCTGGAAAGGGACAGAAATTAATGAACCATCACAATGCCGCTCGTTAAGGCTCCATGATAATTTGACAGCAATGAGG GTTTGTAGACTAATTTATACAAATTCTGGACTCGCCCTATTGGCATTATCTTCTAATGCAGTACACAAACTCTGGAAGTGGCAGAGAAATGATCGAAACACAGGAAAG GCCTCTACAAGTGTTCAACCACAATTATGGCAACCTTCAAGTGGAATATTAATGACCAATGACATTGGGGATACAAATCCGGAAGAAGCTGTTCCCTGCTTTGCCCTTTCAAAGAATGATTCGTATGTTATGTCTGCTTCTGGGGGAAAAATTTCCTTATTCAATATGATGACGTTTAAG ACAATGACTACTTTTATGCCACCTCCACCAGCAGCTACATTTCTGGCATTTCATCCTCAAGACAATAATATAATTGCCATAGGCATGGAGGATTCCACCATACAAATTTATAATGTTCGCATTGATGAG GTTAAAACCAAGTTAAAAGGTCATCAGAAGAGGATAACAGGTCTTGCCTTTTCTCACACCCTGAATGTACTTGTATCTTCAGGAGCGGACTCTCAG TTGTGTGTTTGGGGCACAGATGGATGGGATAAGCAGACAAGTAAGTTCTTGCATAAGGGGCGAATACAAGTTGCACCTGCAGATACCCGAGTTCAATTTCACCAAGATCAGATACATCTACTGGCAGTTCATGAAAGTCAGATAGCTCTATATGAAGCACCAAAACTGGAGTCTCTTTTGCAG TTTTTCCCTCGAGAAGCTAGTGGTCCAATCACCCATGCTACCTATTCTTGTGATAGCCTGTCAGTATATGTTAGCTTTGAAGATGGAAGTTTAGATGTACTTACAGCATCAACGCTCAGACTGAGATGTCGAATTAACGCAACTGCTTATCTTCCTGCAAATCCGAG CATAAGAGTCTATCCTCTGGTCATTGCTGCACATCCATCCGAACCCAACCAGTTTGCACTAGGTCTTACAGATGGAAGTGTACATGTGCTCGAGCCCTTGGAATCGGAAGGGAAATGGGGCACCAACCAACCAGCTGAAAATGGTGCTGGACCAAGCGCCGCGGCTATAGGAGCAGCAGCTGGTTCGGACCAACCGCAAAGGTGA
- the LOC115694853 gene encoding topless-related protein 4 isoform X1 — MTSLSRELVFLILQFLDEEKFKETVHKLEQESGFFFNMRYFEDMVTGGEWDEVEKYLSGFTKVDDNRYSMKIFFEIRKQKYLEALDKRDRAKAVEILVKDLKVFSAFNEELFKEITQLLTLENFRDNEQLSKYGDTKSARGIMLAELKKLIEANPLFREKLQFPTLKNSRLRTLINQSLNWQHQLCKNPRPNPDIKTLFTDHSCGQPNGARAPSPVTNPLMGGPVQKAGGFPPLSAHGPFQPTPPALSTSIAGWMANPSPGAHPSVSAGPIGLAVTNNAAILKRPRTPTNNSAMDYQTADSEHVLKRSRPFGIPDEANNLPVNILPVSYPNQSHAQSSYSSDDLPRSVVMTLNLGSGAKSMDFHPVQQILLLVGTNIGDVMIYELSTHERIAVRNFKVWDLTSCSMPLQASLANDYSASVHRVVWSPDGALFGVAYSKHIVHIYSYHGGDDLRNHLEIEAHAGSVNDLAFSYPNKQLCVVTCGEDRVIKVWDAATGAKQYTFEGHESIVYSVCPHHKENIQFIFSTATDGKIKAWLYDNMGSRVDYDAPGHSATTMAYSADGMRLFSCGTNKEGESYLVEWNESEGAVKRNYNGLGKRSVGIVQFDTTKNRFLAAGDEFVVKFWDMDNVNLLTSIDAEGGLPASPSIRFNKEGILLAVSTNDNGVKILANSDGFRLLRTMENRTFDASRVASAAVVKQQAAPAIGTFNSSNIVGTSMGDRTPPVGAMVGVNNDNRSMVDVKPRISEESPDKSRIWKGTEINEPSQCRSLRLHDNLTAMRVCRLIYTNSGLALLALSSNAVHKLWKWQRNDRNTGKASTSVQPQLWQPSSGILMTNDIGDTNPEEAVPCFALSKNDSYVMSASGGKISLFNMMTFKTMTTFMPPPPAATFLAFHPQDNNIIAIGMEDSTIQIYNVRIDEVKTKLKGHQKRITGLAFSHTLNVLVSSGADSQLCVWGTDGWDKQTSKFLHKGRIQVAPADTRVQFHQDQIHLLAVHESQIALYEAPKLESLLQFFPREASGPITHATYSCDSLSVYVSFEDGSLDVLTASTLRLRCRINATAYLPANPSIRVYPLVIAAHPSEPNQFALGLTDGSVHVLEPLESEGKWGTNQPAENGAGPSAAAIGAAAGSDQPQR; from the exons ATGACTTCGCTAAGCAGAGAGCTTGTATTTCTTATACTTCAATTTCTTGACGAAGAGAAATTTAAGGAGACCGTACATAA GTTGGAGCAAGAGTCAGGGTTTTTCTTCAACATGAGGTATTTTGAAGACATGGTAACAGGTGGCGAGTGGGATGAGGTCGAGAAGTATCTGTCTGGTTTTACAAAGGTTGACGATAATAGATACTCTATGAAGATCTTTTTCGAGATTAGGAAGCAGAAGTATCTGGAAGCTTTAGACAA GCGGGATCGAGCTAAGGCTGTTGAAATATTAGTCAAGGATTTGAAAGTGTTTTCAGCATTCAACGAAGAGCTTTTTAAGGAAATCACGCAGCTGTTAACTCTGGAAAATTTTAG GGATAATGAACAGCTATCTAAATATGGTGATACTAAGTCTGCTAGGGGTATAATGCTTGCTGAGCTCAAAAAGTTGATTGAAGCTAACCCACTATTTCGGGAGAAGCTTCAATTTCCCACCTTGAAGAACTCGAGATTACGTACACTGATTAATCAAAG TTTAAACTGGCAGCATCAGCTTTGTAAAAATCCCAGGCCTAACCCAGACATAAAGACCTTATTTACAGACCACAGCTGTGGACAGCCAAATGGTGCCAGGGCTCCATCCCCCGTCACTAATCCCTTAATGGGGGGTCCTGTTCAAAAGGCTGGAGGTTTTCCACCACTCAGTGCTCATGGT CCATTTCAGCCCACTCCACCTGCTCTCTCAACTTCAATTGCAGGGTGGATGGCAAATCCATCCCCTGGCGCCCATCCCTCTGTGTCTGCTGGGCCTATTGGATTGGCTGTGACTAACAATGCAG CAATCTTGAAGCGCCCTAGAACTCCTACCAATAACTCTGCAATGGATTATCAAACTGCCGATTCTGAACATGTGCTAAAGAGATCTAGACCATTTGGAATACCAGATGAA GCCAATAATCTACCAGTAAATATATTGCCTGTTTCATACCCCAACCAGAGCCACGCCCAGAGTTCCTACTCTTCTGATGACTTACCAAGGTCTGTTGTTATGACTCTAAATCTGGGTTCGGGTGCGAAGAGCATGGATTTCCACCCAGTGCAGCAAATTCTACTTCTTG TTGGAACAAACATTGGTGATGTCATGATCTATGAACTTTCAACCCATGAACGGATTGCTGTGAGAAATTTCAAGGTCTGGGACCTTACATCTTGCTCAATGCCTCTGCAG GCTTCTCTGGCTAATGATTACTCGGCATCAGTCCACCGTGTAGTGTGGAGTCCTGATGGAGCCCTATTTG GTGTTGCATACTCCAAGCACATTGTGCACATATACTCGTATCATGGTGGTGATGACTTACGAAATCACCTGGAG ATTGAGGCTCATGCTGGCAGTGTAAATGATCTTGCATTTTCATATCCAAACAAGCAGCTGTGTGTAGTTACTTGCGGAGAGGATAGGGTCATTAAG GTCTGGGATGCTGCTACTGGGGCTAAGCAGTATACTTTTGAGGGTCACGAATCAATTGTATATTCTGTGTGTCCACATCACAAGGAAAATATTCAG TTCATCTTCTCAACAGCAACTGATGGGAAAATAAAGGCATGGTTATATGATAACATGGGTTCAAGAGTTGATTATGATGCGCCAGGACATTCAGCTACCACTATGGCATACAGTGCTGATGGAATGAG GTTGTTTTCATGTGGAACAAATAAAGAAGGAGAGTCATACTTGGTTGAATGGAATGAAAGCGAAGGAGCTGTCAAGCGTAATTATAATGGTCTTGGAAAGCGATCCGTGGGGATTGTGCAATTTGATACTACGAAAAATAGGTTCTTGGCTGCTGGAGATGAGTTTGTGGTGAAATTCTGGGACATGGATAATGTGAATCTGTTGACAAGTATTGATGCTGAAGGTGGATTACCG GCTTCTCCGTCTATTAGATTTAACAAGGAAGGAATACTTTTGGCAGTCTCAACAAATGACAATGGTGTTAAAATTCTGgcgaattcggatggatttagACTGCTACGAACCATGGAAAATCGTACGTTTGATGCATCTAGAGTTGCTTCAGCAGCTGTAGTGAAG CAGCAAGCGGCTCCTGCAATTGGCACATTCAATTCTTCCAATATTGTTGGGACAAGCATGGGAGATCGAACCCCTCCAGTTGGGGCAATGGTTGGAGTG AACAATGATAATCGAAGCATGGTTGATGTGAAGCCTAGAATTTCTGAGGAGTCACCAGATAAATCTAGGATCTGGAAAGGGACAGAAATTAATGAACCATCACAATGCCGCTCGTTAAGGCTCCATGATAATTTGACAGCAATGAGG GTTTGTAGACTAATTTATACAAATTCTGGACTCGCCCTATTGGCATTATCTTCTAATGCAGTACACAAACTCTGGAAGTGGCAGAGAAATGATCGAAACACAGGAAAG GCCTCTACAAGTGTTCAACCACAATTATGGCAACCTTCAAGTGGAATATTAATGACCAATGACATTGGGGATACAAATCCGGAAGAAGCTGTTCCCTGCTTTGCCCTTTCAAAGAATGATTCGTATGTTATGTCTGCTTCTGGGGGAAAAATTTCCTTATTCAATATGATGACGTTTAAG ACAATGACTACTTTTATGCCACCTCCACCAGCAGCTACATTTCTGGCATTTCATCCTCAAGACAATAATATAATTGCCATAGGCATGGAGGATTCCACCATACAAATTTATAATGTTCGCATTGATGAG GTTAAAACCAAGTTAAAAGGTCATCAGAAGAGGATAACAGGTCTTGCCTTTTCTCACACCCTGAATGTACTTGTATCTTCAGGAGCGGACTCTCAG TTGTGTGTTTGGGGCACAGATGGATGGGATAAGCAGACAAGTAAGTTCTTGCATAAGGGGCGAATACAAGTTGCACCTGCAGATACCCGAGTTCAATTTCACCAAGATCAGATACATCTACTGGCAGTTCATGAAAGTCAGATAGCTCTATATGAAGCACCAAAACTGGAGTCTCTTTTGCAG TTTTTCCCTCGAGAAGCTAGTGGTCCAATCACCCATGCTACCTATTCTTGTGATAGCCTGTCAGTATATGTTAGCTTTGAAGATGGAAGTTTAGATGTACTTACAGCATCAACGCTCAGACTGAGATGTCGAATTAACGCAACTGCTTATCTTCCTGCAAATCCGAG CATAAGAGTCTATCCTCTGGTCATTGCTGCACATCCATCCGAACCCAACCAGTTTGCACTAGGTCTTACAGATGGAAGTGTACATGTGCTCGAGCCCTTGGAATCGGAAGGGAAATGGGGCACCAACCAACCAGCTGAAAATGGTGCTGGACCAAGCGCCGCGGCTATAGGAGCAGCAGCTGGTTCGGACCAACCGCAAAGGTGA